ATTGCACTCAGAGCAAGTTTTAACTTCCAAGTCAATGATATCAAGCTTTCTCCCCTTAGCAAGCACAAACTTTGACCTATCACACTCACTAACAACACTGGCCTTCCCTGTGAGTGAGAGGAGGATGCCCGAGCCTTCCTGTTTAAGCCTTACGAATCTCTAGGCATGCCAGGGGTAATATGGGCATTGAGCACCTCAGGGAAGATTTAGACTGACTTATGTGTTTGGTGAGCCCAAGCTACTCAGAATGGAGCTTTCACTCAGCAGAACTCCCACCTCACCTTCCTGCTCAGATTCTGGGTCCTACTTAGGACTGACCATAGGCTTTAGACAGACTGCGAGATGActgggagagagatgagagtaaatTGGTGGAGTTGAAGGAGGCCAGGTGCTAGGTTTTGATTTCATAAATTTttgtgaagaggaggaggggccAAGAATTTGAGTTTCTATTTCCTGAAGttaagaggagggaggggactaTGGGGACTTTCAGTCGGAAAGGAAGTGAGGGGTAGAGAGTGTAATAGTGACACTTAGGactctctggcctctgcccaGGCCTGGGATGAGGTGTTGTATATGGGACCTCCAAGACCACCCTACTCTGAGGGTGGAGGTAGGGGTCTGGGAATGGCACAGctggccagaagctggaaggttGGAAGGTATCTTAGGGAGAAGTCTTATTCCACACAGAGGACTCAGGTCCCCATCTCACAGTCAGGTGTTGAGTTCTTCCCAGAACTCCTGACCCCCACTGGAGCCTCTGTCCTCCCTACTtagagaagcaggcagacctgCCTAGGGGTCGGAGCCCCATAGCCATTTACCTACTCCACATCTATCCACACAACAGCGTTCCCTGTCCCTGTCCACTAGGGCCTGGTCAACAGTCTTCAGAGACTTGGTGATAGAGGACAGGGTTCATGAGAGGGACAGTCCTTCAGAAGTGCCAAGGAAGATCAAGGAAGGCCCTTCTTTAACACCCTGTTCTCTGGGCTGGAGGTTGGCTTGGGAGAGTGGACTTTTGTAGAATAAAGCTGTCAGACATTTGGGGTGTCTTTGACTGTGCCTTTTCAGCTCTTAACGAACTTAGTTTCAGAGACTAgtgaagggactctggccagctggAGCATGGcacacatggctctggcaggacttttccttctcccaattccctctgccttgctaaaaactgttGCACTTCATTATTAAAACAAGACACCTCATTTAACCACTTCCTGGTCCTGAGACTGTTTATAAAGTCCCAGCTCTCAAAGTATAAGTCCAGcaataaatgttcattttggATTACCAATTAAAGTTAATTTTGGATTACCAATTAAAGCCCAATTTAAGTTAAACAGCTCATGCTAATATAGGTTTCCCATTTGCCTTTGGGTCGAATCTGTCTCCACTCTACCCAGACACAGCCCTTCCTTCCCCAAGAGAAATACTGAAGACTACCAGCCCAgtgatggtgccacccacaaggGCTCCTCCCACCTCGATCACTGcttgagaaaatgttttacagcTGGATGCCATGGAGGCATTTTTACAAGAGAGGCTCCTTtttttgtgataactccagcttgtctcAAGGTCGCACAGAAAAGCTGACAGTAGAGGCCTGAAATTAAAAGCCTCAGGCCACCCAAACCAAGTGGTCCCCCACTCTCAGCTGCCTAACAGGAGCTAGCTAGTGTGTCAGGCTGAAAAGGCAGAGATATAGACTGGCAGGCAGGTCTCTGCCAACTCAGTgtagtaaaagaaaaacagagatctTGGCTGGGAGAACAAATGATTTATTGGATTCAACAGGGGGACATTGATCTGTACTTGTGGGAACACTGCAGGACCCCAGATATCTATATGTCATGGTGGCATAATACCTTGGAATTCTGCCTCTTCCCTGTGCTGTCCATGTACCTCCAGGGCCAGGAGTAGCAAGCCACAACAAAATGGCATTCCAGGAAGTACAGATCTGAAAGCCCTAGAGAGAAGTGGGGAACCTACCCAGTTGTAAAGGGCCTATAAAGTTGAAACAAGTTGTTCCACACTCAACCCCACCTCAGAGATTTTATAACTTAGAATTCATCACTAGAGGGCTCCAGGAAGCAGTGGTTTCACATGAGGATAAAAGGACAAGTTGGGGGGATGGTGGCAGGCCCATCACAGGAAAGTCTGCAGGAAGACTGAGCCCAGGCTGAACAGAAGCACCCCTGGACCTGCTGTGATCCAGGTGCTGCCTCCAGTGGGAAATGCTGCATTGCAGAGGTCTTCCTTGCAACAGGAAGTCTTGATGTTGACAGTAGTACCCAGGATCTCCGTACTTTCAAGATTAGCAGGGCAAATGGGAAGGCAGAGATTGTTCTTCAGTTTGCTTTTGTGAGACCCTGCAAAACATCAGGGAGTGACTCAGTTCAGATGCAGGGACAACAGAGCATCTCAAAGCCTTGGCCACATGACACCAGGTCTGGATGGCCCAGACTTGTCTCTAAGGCATgttgaagccagacatggtagctcaGACTTGTGATTCCAGAACTTacaagcctgaggcaggagaatttttaTGAGTTGAATTTAATACTGGGCTACATGGGAGCTTCTAGGCTATCCTGGGGCTAGAGACCCCCCTCaagtaataaatgaaaaaaatcaaaaccatggactgttaaggaggcttggtgggtaaagtgcttgtgtGCACAAGCATGAGCCACAGTTCTGACCACTAGAGCCCATCACAGGATGGGCAGGCATGGTGGACTGCTTGTATCTCTGTGCTCAGGACACAAAGATAGGACATCTCTGAGGTAAGTTCACCAGCTGACATAAGGATAGACCAGCTCAAACTGCAAGCTTGCAGCTCAGTGTGGGATTCTGCCCCAGTAAATGAAATTAATATCACAGAAGATACCCATAAACTTCTGGGTTCCATACACTGGTACCTCCCTAGGGAATGTacaaccacacatatacacacatgtgccctTACACGCAGTGTGCTGGGGAAGCAGCTCATTCAGTAAAGTGGAAGCCCAAGGATGCAAgatcaatccccagcaaccatgtaAAGAGAAGGCCAAGTGAGGGAGTATGGGTTATGATCTCTGTGCTGGAGACAGGGAATCAGAAGGTCCTAGGAACTCTCTGCTACCTCCCTCCATCCCACCCCCAGCATCCTTTGCAAATCCTAGGTCCCAgtgaagatcctgtctcaaaaacaaggtggttGGAACTGGAGacttggctcagcagttaaagctcttgttgctcttacagaagcccagggtttggtccccagaccctacatggtggtttacaatcaTCTGTTATTCAGGTTCCAGGGGAAGCAAATCTCATTTGCATAAAAAGTAAACAATGCCTAAGGAATGGTACTTAAGGATGTCCTCAGAGCATTACTTAcattacacacattcatacatgtgcacccacatttacacacacacacaccacacagccaCAGCACAGTGTAAGATCACCTACTAGCACAGCACAAAGGAAAACCAGGCTCTCAGACTCTTGCAGTCCCCCAGGCAGTTACATCTAGGAGACCTACTCTAGGAGCCTGGCAGGCTGTGGTCAGGAACAGGAAACTGGATAGCAGGGTGGGGCTGCTCCTGCCTTGTCTATGTGGAGGATATGCCTGAAAGCGGCACTTTGGAGGGTCTGAAATGTCCTGAGGTCTCTTCTATCAACTTTCCTAAGTCATTCATTTAGCTTAAGCTCCAGATTCTTTCATTAAATGCAGACTCACTCAATGCTTCCAGCTCTCCTGGTCCATCAGTGAACCTGCAAGACCCTAGACATGACATACAGGCAAGAGCATCACATGACTACATTGGCAACACAAGAGGATGATGAACACCATGCACGCCAGTGGGCAGCCCTGCCTCATGATTCTCATCCCAGCACATCTGTGGACCCCAACAGCCCCCACTTTGCAGGAGTCCCACTCCACCCTCAGGACATCTCGACTTGGAGAAAGGTGAACCATGGAGTATAATAAGTGCCCAGACTTGACCTCTTCTCCCAAGACAAGCTGACCCCTTTTATAGAGTCCACTTACCCACAGTAGTTTCTGCAACCTGAGTCACACAGAATGCATCAGAGTAGGGGCAGGTAACTGATGGGCAGGAAGCATCAAGTGGGACCCCCACACAATTGTAGCACTCCAGCCCTTGAGCtgagaaagaagccaaaacatGAGGGATAGGGCATGCCCTTCCTAGCCTAGACCCCTTCTCTACAATGCCTTTACTTCCCACAGCTGCTGGTCACTAGGACAGAGCAAGGACATTACTGCCCAGTCACCTCCACCAAAagcaaaagtgaagaaaaaagcCACAGTTGTTCACTGTGTTTGGTCCTGCTGTCTCACCTAGCCAGCCCACATGAGAAACCTGCACCCCAAGATGAATTAGAGAGACAGTCACCATATTGGGAAGACAGAGATACCAAATGTCTGCTGAAGCCCTGAGTGGGTATGTAAGTATGTACTGGGGCCACCAGATGGGAGGGCTGTTCTGACCTGTCCCACCCTAACCCTGCAGAACTGGGCCTTGGGTCTTTGAGCGTGACAGAGCACTGAACTTCCCAGAGTCCAGCTTAAAGCTGAGGCTCACCATGAGTCCTCCCGCAATACAGATGTAACTAGAAGTACAGGCAGATCTGAGAGCTTGGATCCTCTTAGAGTAGGGAAGTTCTAGCATTGGGGCCTCATGTGGCTTGGGCTGGGGTGTAAGGAAAAGTCAAATGCCAAGTGTTAAGGATTTCAAATCCCTTGACTTTGCATCTGTGCCAAGAAGAGTAGACTCTGCCAGTTTGTGTGCACACAGGCCAGTGTCCTGTCTGGGAGGCCTGGGAAGCATGGTAGTCTAAGGACAGAGTGCTCTGGTGGCCAGGGGTTGTGGCAGAGGTAGTAAAGTCCAACAGTCCTTTTGGCAGGTTTGCAGACCCAGCAAGCAAGTACCCCAGCACAGGAAGCTTCATCTACCATGAGTCAATCCCAATACCCTGATGCAAGCACACCTCGGGCACTGGGCACACAATGGAGGTGTAGGTGTAGCCCCCAACCCTGAGGTCCTTTTCCATCTCCATTGTACACTCCTGCCCCTCTCTCACTTTCCATCTCACCTCTTTGTGCACACATTAGGGCGATAAGCAGAATGAGCACATAGGACTTTGTAGCATGAAAACTGTTCATCCTCAGAGAAAGGGTGTTCAGATAAAACCTGGAAAGTTGGAGCCAGTTAATAGACCCCAATCTCATCCCTGGGCTCCCTCAGGACTCAGGCATCCAATCTTCCCTCCCTCTAACCCTCCACACTGCTCTCCCCAAGGAATAGATCATGCCTATTTCTCTTacgcacccacccacccacagtcCTATCCTGAGGGCTCTTCCCTTTGCCACCCAGCAGCTCCCTCCTGACACCAGTCCTTACTTTCTCTCTGTGACCAGGTTGCTGGCACTGTGGAAATGCCTGTCAGATGTGGACTGAAgtaccttcctttctttcagctCCTCCCATCTGGCATCCTGAATGGGAGGGTTTTAGTACTTAATTCTGATAGGCCAACATGTTTATTGCTTATGAATTAGCAAGGCTTGTTGGTGACCTGGTCAAGCCAGATTCATAGCAGTTGAGGAGGGAGGACTATGCAGTTGGGAGGGTCATGGTGCTGAAGGATTAAGAGGGTAGAAGGGATGGGCCACAATTGTTTTTGTCTTGGCATTCAGAACACAAGGAAAGGGGACAACTTGCCCAagcttttcctgtttttttgttttcttttgcaatgttttgaaacacagtttctctgtgtagctttggctgacctagcacttgctcagtagaccaggctggcttgaactcataGCTATCAAAGGTGTGGTGCAGATGCTGCAGcttctgccaccaccacctggctcttcCCTGTTTCTAAGTAGAGGGTATGGGCTACAGTGGCTCAGAGCCCCACTGCCCTCCTTCCTATAAGCCAGCAAATAACTGACAAATACCTGGAGACTGGCTCTGGTGAGCAAGCCACCAACAAGGTCTTGTATCCACAAAGTGAAAGTCCTAAGCTAACAACTGGGATGTAAGTTACTAAGCAGTGTCTGATGTGTTTGGGTGATATGGGGCTGTGGGTGCTGTGAGCATCTGGTAGCTAGAGCCAGGGATGCTTTTCATAggacaaggcagtcttctgcagAGGATAAATGACCCCAGTGTCCCCACAGCCCAGAAGTCTCCATGGAGAAGCCACACGCTCATTCTCCCTGCTCCAGTTTGTATGTTACTGTATCTACAGCTATTTGGTCCTAGTCTAATGTGTCCAACAGAGGACTTCCTGGCCTTGATGACACCATATGAGGCAGAGTATTCTAATAACTAAAACCGTACTAATTCACCAAACATTGATGTCATCTGTGGCCCAGCCCTGGAATGAGCAGCAGAGCCCCCACAGAAAGCCAGAGTCTGAGTTTCCTAACCTCATGGAGCAGAGCCCAGTGGACAGCCCCACGTAAGTGTCTGCAAGGCACTGATAAAGGTTTAAGAAGGAAGGCTGGGCACAGAAAGAGACCTGAGCTGGAAATCATCCTGAGATGacaccacagcaacagaacagggatgctcagaggacaactttgtccCAAGATGGACCACAGAATCAGCGAAGCTGAGCACATCCATTTAAGCAGGCAAGGCTGCAAAGGGAAGGAAGCCAGAGGCTCAAAGAACAGCAGGCAGATTCTCCTGATGGAAGGCACAGGGGTGAAACACAGTCTCAGTCTTTCTATCATTTCTGTTTGGTTTCACATGTACATCCAACTCCAGTGTCATTTTTCTTGGTTATAGGATTATTGATCAAAGAAAGAGAGGCAGTGTAGGCTGAGGTCAGGATTCTCAAGGAACAGTGGAGAATCAACCTCTCCAGGATTGAATACCAAACCCCAAGACTGATTCAAATCCTTGGAGCCATCACTGGGAAATTTATGCAAGACACAGTGGTTCTGGTAACATTCTGTTACATTCCAGGTCCTCTACCCTAGCACCATTACAAAATCCCTTCCCTGCTACCCTTTAATCTATGATGGAACCAAACCAAGTTTAACACCAACACCTCATAACCCAGCACAGTGGTAGGAGGAAGAGAGCAAACAAGACAAGTTTTTCTGTAATTCCTTCACATGCTGCCCTAGGCATTGGCTCACGCATGAACAAGTGTATGTGAAGCAAAGAACAGTAGACAGCAAGACTCTGCAAACAAACAGACGGCGTCAATGACAGAGTCAAGTGACATCACTGACCCATTTCATGACTCAATGAGTTTAAGGGGTTGATTTATAGAGGGCAGGAGAGGTCACTTACAGGAACATGCAGAATTTCTGGGCACCTAAGTCACCACCAAGTTTTATTCCGTCATGGAAGCCCTGTGATGGAGTCTCTCTTTCAGttactcttctgtttcctctagGTTCTAGCATTTTCTGAGACCACATGTTGCTAGAGGAGAGCTGGAGGGAGTAATGGCTGGAACCTCAGGTGACAGTCCTCCCTTCTGAGAATAGAGAGTTCTGTCCATTATCACAGACCTGTTGCTGTTTTGCTCCTCTGACTCCATTGCCAGGGCTCCTAAGCCAGCGTTATCTCTACTCCAGGATGGCCATGGGGCCATCACCTTCTCTTTGGAGGAAAAGGTCATATAACCACAGTGCAGTGCACTCTTTCCCTTAAAGTCTTCAACTAGGGGTTCTTATGAGTCCTTCACTTTCTGTCACCACTGTTAGGGATCTAGCTTCCCTTAGTGGTGGGCTCCTGCTCAAATTGCTGACAGACCACTTAACTCTTAAGGGAAAGGGCAACTGTGTACTTGTATAATCTTAGAATTCCAGGTACCAGATGACCAGGCTTGTGGTGGAGAAGCCAGGCCCTCTGCAGAGAGAGCTACAAGCAAGACAAACACACCCAGAGCTCTCTCCTGCCTTCCAACTCAGCCAGAGGCCTGACTACTGTCACAATGAACAGGTCAACCTTAACCAAGCCCATTCCTCTCCTCTGAGAATAAATGACCTCTGGTAAGTAGCCAAGGTCACATATGCCTCCCTTGCCACCTTGAGTCATACATCAAAGATTTCATGTTAACTCAGTGAACTTCACGGAAATGCCacttgcccctcccccatgggCTGTGGTCTCAGGATGCAGAGGAGCTGGGGAGCAGGGTGTTGCAGGGTAGTGAGGATGGTGggtagaaatgacagagaagacTGTGTTGGAGGACAGCTCCTGTACTGAAATAGAGGATCTAGATTATTTAGCTTGAGTGAGgtgaaggggaggaaagggacagTTTAAGAAGTGCCACAGTGGGGCAGGAGCTTCCAAGTGTATCCGGTAGATTATGAGACTGTCAATCACATGATTTCTAAAAAGACAGTACTCTAGAGGGGAAACAGAAGCCTAACTGGTTTTATCCTGACTTGGCTTTTGTCTCTATGGAGTTGAGTAGGCCCAGGCTGATTTGGATAGGAAGCAGCCCCACTCCTGCAGTGCTCTAGGAGAGCTGTCCAGGGTTATGGTcagtgttagcattccttctaggctctgcccctcagttacctggtaacagccaggtgtgcctgactcactataaagggGCCTgcctgccccctcctcactctcttctcttgctctcttcccctctgtctcttctcttcacattctcctcctctgtctttcttcacTTGCTCATAGCTGGaatctactcctcttctctctctttctctctctctctccctctctttctttctctgtctatctctatcttcctttctctctctgtctctcttcctctctgactttctctgtttctactcCTTGAATTCCTCTCACTGTAccttaaataaactctattctatactatatagtcctgtggctggtacctcagaggAAGGGATACCTCAGCATAGGCCGCAGAGACAGCCTCTGGGCCTCCACCAAACACAtccctggctttctctttcttttcatacAAAACAATAGTCACTACCCAGTTCTCTTATGCACCCAAGAATAATCAAGCTTGTTTCAAATTTGGCTCtaaattgtggtagtggtcttCTTCTCACCACGTTACTTAATTGTGAGCAGCCAGTCTGAGGTTCAACAGTCACAGGGAAGCATCTTTGTGGGAACAAATCATACACGTTGGTGCTTTCTGCTGGTTTATGACCAAACATAAGCACTAGATTCTTCCCTTCATAGCCTTGTGGCTTTTttcacatccttttttttttttgttgttgttgttgttatttatgtgAGTTACAGCTTTATGAAAGTCAGtccattttagttctgagaaaaCGTGCTCCGTGTCTCTATCCCACTGTGTGACGAGGCATGACAGTGGTGAGGTCCCTCCACCTTGTAGTCTTGCTAAGGCCATTTCCAGGTGTAACTAGAATCTGATCTCCTTCATGCAGAATCTATTGAAAACTACTTTGCTCTATTTTAGGTACCAAAGGTCAGGATGTCCTAGCTCAGTTACCTTAGCCTTTATTAAAGCTGCCCTTTTGTGTAAAACAACTCCCACATGCCCTGTCCCCCAGCTAAGAGATCTTAGCATCTGTCAAAATAACCTTCTAATTCCTTATTTCTTGAAAGCCCCCTGTGCATTAGATGCCAGGATGTGGTTTCAGCCTTTAAAAACTCTATATTCTAGACCCAGGGGAGGACAACTAGGTACCCATCACTTGGGTGTGGTCCCAGATACTTTACACtcatgtgaatgtgtgagtggcCATCTCTGGTGAGCTTCCAGTAATATCTGTTACATTGGCCTTGAAGAGTATAGAAGCATTGGACATGACAACACAAAAATTCAATGTCACCTCAAAGGGGACAAAAGATAGTTCCTTCTGAAGCCAAGTATGAATGAGGGTGGTCTGGGACGAAGCCTTAGGTTAAAtctgataagttatttctctgccaATTAAAGAATCCATTTCAAgctatgtatatatgcaaatatatgcagGTTTGTAGGAAAGGTACTCTCAGACAGATTCAGTGTCCACAAGGACCAAGGCCAGAGAAGTCActctggggagggagagagaaagaaaacaagaaaattcaaaacatgtgcagaaaaagaaagagagggagagaaggagagagagagaagttggaaGAGGAGAGTTCAAAATATCTGGATTATATAGAGGAGACCCTCTTAGGAAAGGCAGCCCAGCCTTGGTGCTGGAAAGTACAGGGTTGGGGAGAGAGTATGCCAGGTAAGAACTGATAGATGCTGGGAAAACTTAAAAGCCAGGTGTGCTTTGGTAGGTAAAGTATGCAGCTCAGTCCCTTGTACCCAAGGTCTGAAACTAAACAATTTCAAGTTCAGTGTATCAATATGATGAAGTTTTTAtgataacaagaaagaaaatctaaattgAAATACTTTTCATACACACTAGCGAAAGAATCAGGTAAAGGTGTTAGAGCCAACTCAGGTCACCTCTGCTACAGGCTCCAAGTGGTATCCGATGACTCATGGGTTTCTGGTTGGAGGAAGCTAGGCTTTTATTAATGCATTCCTAAAGATTCTGTGAGTCACAGGATGTTAGGTCAGAAGAGAAGTATCCAAAGAATGGCTATTTAGAGTAGTAAAGAAAACCTAATATAAATTACAACAACTCTGACCCTGCAACATTGTAACCTCTGCATAGTCTCATCTTGTTCTCTCACCAGCTTTGGAGATGATTCAGTGCAAGGTGCAGCTCCTTTACTGCAGCTTCCTTCaaagtccccacccccacttcctggTACACATTGGTTTGCACTACTTAAGGCCTAGTAGAAAGAATATAATACCCCTGGCCTTGGAAGACACAGGACACCCTGGGTGCTCCAAAGATTAGAACATTTTATATCTGTGTCCTCCCTTTTGCCTTTGAAGAGTGTTCCTTCAGGTGGGTCTGTCAATCACCTGGCCCAGAGACTGCCCCCTAAGGAGGGTGATTTACCTAAAGTCCTGCTACAATGTGACCTGGCTCTGTCATACAAAGGAACAGAGTACTGAATGGTCAAAAGGTGTGATTCAGCCTAGAATCCGTGAAAGAAGTCAGGTGCAGAAGGTGTGCACAGCTTGGCTCTGTTTAGACAAAGGATCCAGAACAGATCAGTTGTAAAGATGGAGGAAGATTGTCAGGGTTGGGGAGGGATGAAGAGTGTTTGCATAATAGGTGTGACATTTCCTGTGGAGGGAAGGAATGGTGGGGTTACAGACAGCACAGACATGCTAGGCTTTTTACCTGGGCACAGGGATTATGATCATGTGTCCTCCTGTTTGTACAGTAAGTGGGGTTCTTCATGAGCCACTTCtcaagcccaggctggactcagaccCATGTTCTTCCTCCTTGCAtgccctcagtgctgggattgcaggtcaGCACAACCACAACCagattaaatgttttattcttaaGTCTGGAGTCTCTGTTATTGCTTGTATTCTGGTGTAAGACACCATCACCCAATCTAGGCCGATGGAGTTCTCCTGTTGTGTAACAACTGTAGCTTTGTAACTGAACGCAGTGGGTTTGCCCCAAAGAAACATCTCAGGTAAGCCAGGAAAACAGGAAATGAGAGTCCCAGAGCTCATCTCTCTAAACAAAGCAGGAGAGGAAGAGCGAGACTGACACTGTGGAGGCTGAGCTCCTATGTCAGGGCAGAAGGGGGCCCAGCCTCAATCC
The window above is part of the Arvicanthis niloticus isolate mArvNil1 chromosome 13, mArvNil1.pat.X, whole genome shotgun sequence genome. Proteins encoded here:
- the LOC117718843 gene encoding lymphocyte antigen 6A-2/6E-1-like, with the translated sequence MNSFHATKSYVLILLIALMCAQRAQGLECYNCVGVPLDASCPSVTCPYSDAFCVTQVAETTVGSHKSKLKNNLCLPICPANLESTEILGTTVNIKTSCCKEDLCNAAFPTGGSTWITAGPGVLLFSLGSVFLQTFL